ATAATGGGAGGCTGCGTTGTTCCCGGTGTTATGTCCACAAGGACAATCAGAGATGATAAGTCAAGATTGGTAACGATTCTTATCCTGCCCCTTCTTAACTGTATGGCAAAGATTCCTTTTTATGTTTTAATTACGGGAATATTTTTTACAAGCTACCAATGGATAGTTCTAGGCGGAATTTCCTTTTTTACATTAATAGTTGCCCTGATTGTTGCAAAATATTTCAGTCTCTATGTTGTTCACGGCAAGCCTGAACCTTTTGTACTTGAACTTCCGGCTTATAATATGCCGACCCTTAGAGGCGTTTTAATACGCACCTTTGAACGCTTATGGAGCTTTATCAAAAAGGTTGCAACGACTGTAGTTGCCGTTTCAGTTATAATTTGGGCAGGTGTAAATTTCCCTTCGTTGAGCTCGGAAAAAACCGCTCAATATGAAGCAAGAAAGGATGCTTACATTCAGGACTTTGCAGGAAAATTAAACAATTCCTATTCCCAATATTTTGCTTCCGAAAAGGGATTTATAGAATATCAGCGTTTAACCGAAAAGCTTTATTTGTATGATGCCATAAATCGGTTCGGCGGAGCTAAGGGTATGGAAAGGAATATAAATAGATTGTTTTTACAAAATCCCGAAATGACAAAAATAGCCTTAAAAGGAAAAATTGAACTCGGCAGCAATATAGGAGCTTTTAAAAATTATCTTGATATGTATTCTTCCGCAAAAAAAGATTTTGATAAAGCATACAATGATGCTCAAGAATTTCAAAAGCCTATTTTAAAGGCTTCATTTTATGCTTATTGGCAAAAGCTGAATCCTTACTTCTTTGCCCTTGTCAGAACCGGAAAAGTGAAAATTTCAGGCACAGCTGTAATCGATTCCGAAGCCGCTGCCGCTGCAAAGGCTATACGCCCTGCAAGTGCAGACCTAAAGCTTATCTCCGTACAATTGCGTAAAGAAACTTTGGAGAACTCCGTTTTGGGATATCTGGGAAAGGCAATGGAACCCGTTACAAAATATGCGGGCTTCGATTGGAAGGTAAATATTGCAATTCTAGGTTCCTTTGCCGCAAAGGAAGCTCTTGTTTCGACCTTGGGCACCATTTACAGTGTTGAGTCTTCAAGCGAGGATTCGGGTAAAGTTTTGGAAGCCCGCATTCAAGATAAGGAAACGGGATTGACCCCATTAGACGGTCTTACCATTATGATTTTGATAGCCCTTTTCCCGCCCTGCATTGCTACCGTTATGGCAACAAAGACCGAGACACAGAGTGTGGGTTGGACGCTATTCAGTGTTATGTATCCCGTAGTCTTGAGCTCGCTGGTTGCCGTCCTAGTTTTCCAGCTGGGAAGATTGTTCGGCTTTTGATTGTAAAAGAAATTTAAGGAAAACTTCTAAAAGACTGAAGCTTTTAGAGATTCACATTTAGAATTATAAATTTTATGGGAGTTTATAGATGAAAAAAATATTTATCGTATTTGTTTTAATGATGTGTTCTATTATGCTTTTTGCACATTCGCCCCTATTGACCGTTGAAGATAACGGAGACGGAACTATCTATGTTCAAGGCGGATTTTCAAATGGAGCTTCGGCTGCCGGTGTTAAACTTTATCTTACCGATAAGGCTTCAGGGCAAAAAATCTGGGAAGGAGAATTCCCCGATGTAGGCGAACTCAATCTGCCTATCCCGAATGTTCCGTATACGGTAACCTTTGATGCGGGCCCCGGCCATATTATCGTAAAAGACGGTCCCGAGCCTGAAGGCGGTTTCGGCAGTCAGACTGCTTCTTCTGAAGCGGCGGGGGAAAACGAGTCAGCCGGAGATGCTGCTCCGGCTCAAAAGCCCGTTGCTGTCTCCGGTTCCGCGGGCTGGGTTCCTATGGATACCGTTTCGGCAATGCCCGGTGTCGGTCCTTCGTTTACGGCAATCTTGGCCCTTATACTTGCGGTAATAAATTCGGTACTGATTGTCTTCCTCTTTAAAAAACAAAAAAGGTAGGTGTAAAAAGTGAAAAAGCTATTTTTTTCCGCATTGCTATGCTGTACGGCCTTGGGCCTTTTTGCTCACTTTCAAATTATTTATACTCCGGCTTCAATAATCGAAGCTTCAAATAAGAAGGTTGATTTTATAATTTCTTTTACTCATCCCTTTGATTCCGGCCTTACTATGGACATAGGTAAAAATGAAGCAGGCGAAATAAAAGGGTTAAAGGAATTTTATTCCATCCATAAAGAAAACAAGGCCGACTTAATGTCCTTTTTAAAAAAGGGAGAATTTGAATCTGCGGAAAACAAGGCCTTTGCGTATACCCTTGAATTTGATAAAGAGGCCGGTTTTAAGGGAGGCGGAGACTGGGTTTTAGTTGCCGTTCCTCATCCTTATTTTGAAGCAGCCGATGACGGATATATTCAGCAGATAGCTAAGGTCTTTATTAACAAGGCCGGACTTTCAACCGATTGGCAGTCAAGGGTTGCCGAAGGTTATCCCGAAATTTTGCCCTTGGTAAAGCCCTATGAGATTTGGGAGGGCGGTGTGATCCGTGCCCTTGTTTTGGACTCCGATGGGAAACCCGTGCCTTATGCTCAAGTTGAATTTGAAAACATGAACTACGATGTGGATATGGCAAATAAGAAATTTACCGGAGAACCCAAACTGCAAAAAGCAGGTGCCGGAATGATAATGGCGGATAATACCGGCGTTTTCGAGTTTATTCCTCCTTGTCCTGGATATTGGGGCTTTGCTGCTCTTGGGGTAGGGAAGGAAAAGGAATTCGGAGGGAAAGAACTTTCTCAAGATGCCGTTATTTGGTTTGAGGTCAGCAAGATTGAAGATGCGGCCGAACAGGCTGATAGTACAAAACAAGCCGATATATCTTCTTCTGACGGAGAGCCTTCTGAAAGCGCAAAACCCAAGGAAGGATTTTCGCCTGCGGCCCTGATAATAGTAATCTTGCTTTTTGTGGTTATGTTCGCTTGGCCTCCTATCTTTAAAAAGATTTCGGATAAGGCTGAAAATAAATAGGTAGCAAATAGATAAACAAGCCCTATTGGTGACCCATTGGGGACTTGCTTTTTTTTAGAAAATAAGATAGATTGTAAGTATTGAATTACATTTAAATTTTAAAAAAGGATTTATCCGTGAGTTTTAAAGCAAGGCTTTTGGCCATATCTTTTTTTAACTTAAGATAATGAGTCTTTAGACTAAAATATTTATAGGAGAGTTTCTATGAAAAAAATTACAGGAATAGTTTTACTTTTATTCTTTGTAGCTATGGCTTCATTTGCACATTTCCAAATGATTTATACCCCGACTTCAGTAGTTGAAGGCAACTCTGTTGATTTTAAGATTGTTTTTACACATCCTGCAGAATCAGGCCATACAATGGATATCGGTAAAAATGAGGCCGGAGAAATCAAGGGTTTTGAAAAATTCTTTTCCGTGCACAAGGAAAAGATTCAAGATCTTCTTCCTTCATTAAAGAAAACAGAGTTTTCAACTTCAGAAAATACGGCTTCAGCCTATGACCTTATCTTAAATAAAGATAATGGTTTTAAAGGAGGCGGAGACTGGGCTTTGGTAGCTGTTCCTCATCCTTACTATGAAGAGTCTGAAGGCGGCTATATTCAGCAGATCACCAAGGTCTTTATCAATAAGGCCGGTCTTGATACGGACTGGAGTGCGAGATGTGCCGAAGGTTATCCCGAAATCATGCCCTTAGTAAAACCCTACGATGTTTGGGTAGGCGGACTTTTCAGAGGCACTGTTTTAGACTCAAAAGGTAAACCCGTTCCCAATGCAGAAATTGAAGTTGAATATATCAACTTTGACGTAAACATGAAAAAAAGCAAATTTGAGAAGAAGGCAAAAACAAAAAATGCTGCAGCCGTTATTTTAGCCGATGCAAACGGAAACTTCTCCTTTGTTCCTCACAAGGCCGGATACTGGGGCTTTGCTGCCCTTGGTGCAGGTAATGTAAAAGAATTTGCCGGGAAAGAACTCTCACAGGATGCCGTACTTTGGATTGAGGCAGTACCGGTAAAATAGGGCATTCTTATGACATTAGGAATGGTTTTGACTATTTCCATAGTCGCAGGTGTGATCCTCTTACTTATCCGTAAATATTACAGGATATTTAAGGGTAAGGCTTCAGCCTGCAGCTGCGGAGAAAAAAATATCAATCCTAAGAGCGGTTGCGGTTGTGGATGCTGCGGCTGTTCTGCGGGAAAAAAAGAAAGCTAGTTCCTTTTTACTTTAAGCTAAGAATTGTTTCTTGTTTAAATAAAAAGTTAGCTGTATATACTTATATTAACTTAAAGGAGTTTAATTATGGTTAATAAAAGAATGGGTGCAAAGATTGCACTTATACTGGTTACACTCGCAGTTATTTTTACTGCTTGTAAATCAATGCCTGCTGCAAAAATGAACGATAAATTTGCGGCCGGAATGGAATTGGCCGCCTGGAAAGGCGAATGGGTTTCTGCAGATATAATAAAAGATAACCCGTCTTTAAAAGCAGCTTATAAAAAAACAGCTGCAGATATGCGCTTTTATACACCTGAAGGTCTTGAAGCTGCTGCCTTGGATATGTACAAAACACCGGCGGTAAAGGCAAAGTTTGACGGTACAAATACTGTTCTTTTTACATCTTTGGATAAAGACGGTAAAGAAATGCAAATTTCAGTCAAATACAAGTACTTGGGACAAAAAGCTGATAGTGAGTATCCCGATTCTATGTGGGAGACTTTTGAGGCTGTAGAAGATAAGCTTGAGAATGCAAACTTTAAGTATTTTATATCAATGCCTCCTCATGCTCATGGTGACGGACCAAAGCACTGGCATGCCCGTTTTGGAAGATACGGTATTGATAACCTTGTAGCCGGTGCAGGAAAATGGCCTACATACTATTCTTCGTCTACATCTGAGGCTGAGCTCGTTAAAATGTTTGAATCTTCAATCCCGAATATGCCTAAATGGAATCCTGCTTCTCCCTTTGAATCCTATGCCAAGCACGGCAAATGGATCAACTCTTTATCTATTTTCGAAAATACAAGTAAAGAAGTTGAAGCTGCTTATGCAAAGGTTATAAAAGAATTTGCAGGCAAAAATCCCAAGGGCGGAGATTTTACAAAGGCTGAAATTATTGCCGAATTACAGAAAGGAAATAAATCAGTTAAAGACTATTCCCACATGGAGTTTATTGTAAAAGACGGAAAAAATGAACTCGTTTTCTATAAAGGCGATAAGGAAATCTTTAGATCAAGCTATGTCCGTGTTGCTGCAAGTACTTCAAAACCGTATATGACGATGAAGGCTGAAAGAAAAGATGCCGGTATGTATTCTTTGATTTCATTTGTAGTTGTACACGGTAAGGCTCCGATGCTGCATTTCCACTTGTGGTACGGTAATAACGAAAAAGAAATTGAAGAGTTTGAAGGAACACCTACTTGTTACAGGACAGCTCTTACAGACGCTGAAATTGCAGCAGCTGTAGAGAAATCTGTAAGAAATCTTTTAGAAAAATTAACAAAGGCTAAAAAATAAATTTTATTGGGAACCTTATTTTAGGTTCCCAATTTTTATTAAGTTTATCAATATTTGATAGTACTTTATTTTGACATAAGGAGGTTACTATGTCGAAGAAAAATTTTGGCGCAAAACTTGTATTAGTTTTGATGGTTCTTGCAGTTATTTTTACTGCATGTAAGTCGATGCCTAACACAATCGGAGGCATGAAAATTGAAGCCGGTAAAGAACTTGCCGCATGGAAGGGTGAGTGGGTTTCGCTGGATTCCGCAAAAAATGATCCTTCTTTAAATTCTGTATACAAAGAAGCGGTTGCCAAAATGGAGAACTATACCGTTGAAGGTTTCAAATTGGCTGTTGAAGGAATGTATAAAGCATCATTTTCAAAGATAAAATTTGACGGAACAAACACTGTTGTGTTTACCGTAAAAGATGCTGATGGAAAAGAAAAAGAAATTTCTTCCGAGTATGTTTACAAGGGAAAGGTTCCTGTTATCGGTTATGACGGATATTATTGGGAAACCTTTGAAGCTGTAAAAAATGTACGCGGCCTTACTATGGCAAAATATATTATCTGTTTTCCCCCGCATCGAGATTCTGAGGACGGTTTACTCCATTGGCATGTAAGAGCAGGCGGATCCAGTATTGATGCATTGGTAAAAGCCGATCCTATGTGGTGGCCTACCTATGTGTCTGCTTCAATGACAAAAGAAGAGCTTGTAAAGAATTTTAAAGATACTATAGGCGCTGTTGCAGGAATGTTCCCAAAATCTCCCTTCGATCCTTATGCAAAGGAAGGAAAATGGATGAACAGCTCTTTAATTTATGACAATACAAGTGCTGAAGTTAATGCAGCTTACGATAAAATCATTAAAGAATTTGCCGGTAAAAATCCTAAGGGCGGAGACTTTACAAAAGCTGAAATTATTGCCGAAATGAAAAAAGTATACGGCACGACAGATCTTTATACTCATATCGAATTTGTTACCGAAGACGGTAAGAACGAATTTGTAGTCTATAAGGATGAAAAAGAAATTCATCGAGCGGCTTATAAGAGAACTGCCGAAAATGCCTCCAAGCCCGGATTGCTTGCTGTGGTAACGGATAAAAAAGATGCAGGAATGTTTAAGACAATTTCTTTTACTAACCCTGGCGGAAGTCCTTTACATTTCCATTTTTGGTATGGTATGAACAATGCCGATTTTGCCAAAATTAAAGAAAAGCCTACATGTATACCTGCAAACACATCAAACAAAATGATTGCAGAGAGAGTTGAAAAATCTTGCCGCAAAATTTTAAAAGGTATTGTTGAAAAATAATTGTATTGAGATTTTTTATAGGAGAGAATAAAAATGAAAAAAAGAACAGCTGTTTTTATTTGTTTTTTAGTGTTGGGAGCAGCTCTTTTGTTTGCTCATGCCCCGATGTTGTATTGCTATGATAACGGTGATGGAACTTTTACCTGTGAAGGAGGTTTTTCCGACGGCTCATCTGCTGAAGGTGTAGAAATTCGAATCGAAAATCCTAAGGAAAAAGATGCAAAAAAGAAGGTTATACTTAAGACCAAGCTTGATAAAAAGGGCGAGATAACAATTAAGTACGCCGATATCAAGGTAAAAGACTTTTTAATTATCTTTGATGCAGGTCCCGGCCATGTGGTAAAAGTAAAATCAAGCGATATTGAAAAATAAGAGCTGATTTACATTTTTAAAAAGGGACTTTGTTTTTACACTGTCCCTTACAATAAACCTCCTTTTTTTTCGTTTAAAAGAACATCGGCACTGTGCCAGCTTAAAGTTGCACATTTTATACGTGCCGGCATTTCGGCAAAGTATTCCAAGATTTGAGCATCTTCCAATTCTTCCTTTTCTTCTTCCGAAATTTCTTTTCCGTTCATCATCTTAAAAAATATTTCTACCTTGCGTTTTCCTTCTTCGGCTTTTTTTCCTTTTATAAGTTCAATCAGCATATTTGTAGAAGCTGTAGAAATGGCGCAGCCCCTTCCTAAAAAGGAAGCATCTTCTATGATTCCGTTTTTTTCCCGGATAAGCAGGGTAAGGTCATCACCGCATGAAGGATTATGTCCTCTTTCTATCTTTACTCCTTCGCCGGAAAGTTCGCGGCAGTTTTCTTTTTTTCGGGAGTATTCTAGAATCATTTCCTGATAAATCGTATCTATGTCCATTTATGTTCCTTATCGATATTATTTTTAAGTTTTTTTAATCCTTTAAAAAAACGCTTTTTACTTTTTTTAAGGCTGTGATCATAACATCTATGTCTTCCTTGGTATTAAAAATAGAAAAACTTGCACGGCAGCAGGAGTTTATGTTTAGGTAAGCCATCAGGGGTTGAGTACAATGATGGCCGCTTCGAACCATAACGCCGTATTCGTTTAAGATGTAGGAGGTGTCATGCGAGTGCACGTCTTTTACATTGAAGGCGATTATACCCGCTCTCTCCTCAGCATCGGTTCCGTAGGTTTCTACAAAGTCAAGTTTTTTTAATTCCGAAAGAGCATAAGAGTCCAATTCTTTTACGGTTTTTTCTATATTGGCATAACCGATTTTCTCGATATATTCTATTGCATTTTTAAGAGAAACTATGGCAGCTGTATCGTGGGTTCCGCCTTCGTATTTATAGGGAGCTTCCTTAAACTCGCTTGATTCTTCTGTAACAAAGTTGATCATATCTCCGCCGTATAAAAAGGGCGGCATCTTGTCCAAGAGCTCTTTTTTTCCGTAAAGAACCCCGACACCGAAGTCCGAAAAAATCTTGTGTCCCGAAAAAACTAAAAAGTCGCAGTCAAGGGCCGACACATCCTGTTTGTAGTGAGCAATGGCTTGGGCTGCATCAACCACAACAACGGCTCCGCTCTCATGGCTTAGTTTTATTACCTCTTCTATAGGGTTTATAATTCCTGTAGCATTTACCATGCTTGATAGGGCGACCACCTTTGTTTTGGAAGAAAGTTTAGCCTTAAAGTCATTTATGTCCAAGGTGCCGTTTTTGTTAAGGTAGATAAATTTTACGGCAGCCCCCGTTTGTTTTGCAACAAACTGCCAAGGTACGAGGTTTGCATGATGGTTTGATACCGCCAATAGAATTTCATCTCCGGTTTTAAGATTCGATAAGCCGTAACAATAGGCAATTATATTGAGAGCCTCGGTAGAATTTTTTGTAAAGATAATGCTTTCAATTTTGTCGGCTCCGATAAACTCGGCTGTTTTTTTTCGTGTTTCTTCAACCAAAATAGAAGAAGCTATTGCAAGGGAATGAGAGCCTCGGCCCGCATTTCCGTTTGAGTGTAAAAAATATTCTTTTATACCTTCTATAACCGATATAGGCCTTTGTGCCGTTGCCGCCGAATCCAAATAATGAATGTTAGGATTTTGCATAAGCAATGGAAAATCGTTTTTGTACATCTATTTCTATGCTCCTTAAAGCCGCATTTCTCTTTATTTTACATAAAAATAAGTCTTTTGTCCAGCAATGGGGGAGTGGGATTCAGGGTAATTGAATTATAAAACCGAACTACATAAGTTGACAAAAAGTAATACATATTGTATAATAAAAATATGGAAAACGAAAAAACAACAAAGCATCTTTTTGAATGGGACTACGAGAAAGAACAGCGTAATATAAAAATACATAAAATCTCATTTGAAACTGCAAAACTCGTTTTCAATGATAACAACCGAATTGAATTATTCGATATAAACCACAGCGGGGCAGAAGACCGTATTATTACTATAGGAAAGGTAGATAAGGTGCTGTTTGTTGTTTACACCGAACGAGGAGAAAAAACACGGATCATATCCGCAAGAGCCGCCACAAAAGCGGAAAGGAGACTTTATGGCAATAGTTACAT
The DNA window shown above is from Treponema denticola and carries:
- a CDS encoding DUF4198 domain-containing protein — translated: MKKLFFSALLCCTALGLFAHFQIIYTPASIIEASNKKVDFIISFTHPFDSGLTMDIGKNEAGEIKGLKEFYSIHKENKADLMSFLKKGEFESAENKAFAYTLEFDKEAGFKGGGDWVLVAVPHPYFEAADDGYIQQIAKVFINKAGLSTDWQSRVAEGYPEILPLVKPYEIWEGGVIRALVLDSDGKPVPYAQVEFENMNYDVDMANKKFTGEPKLQKAGAGMIMADNTGVFEFIPPCPGYWGFAALGVGKEKEFGGKELSQDAVIWFEVSKIEDAAEQADSTKQADISSSDGEPSESAKPKEGFSPAALIIVILLFVVMFAWPPIFKKISDKAENK
- a CDS encoding DUF4198 domain-containing protein — translated: MKKITGIVLLLFFVAMASFAHFQMIYTPTSVVEGNSVDFKIVFTHPAESGHTMDIGKNEAGEIKGFEKFFSVHKEKIQDLLPSLKKTEFSTSENTASAYDLILNKDNGFKGGGDWALVAVPHPYYEESEGGYIQQITKVFINKAGLDTDWSARCAEGYPEIMPLVKPYDVWVGGLFRGTVLDSKGKPVPNAEIEVEYINFDVNMKKSKFEKKAKTKNAAAVILADANGNFSFVPHKAGYWGFAALGAGNVKEFAGKELSQDAVLWIEAVPVK
- a CDS encoding ZinT/AdcA family metal-binding protein, translated to MVNKRMGAKIALILVTLAVIFTACKSMPAAKMNDKFAAGMELAAWKGEWVSADIIKDNPSLKAAYKKTAADMRFYTPEGLEAAALDMYKTPAVKAKFDGTNTVLFTSLDKDGKEMQISVKYKYLGQKADSEYPDSMWETFEAVEDKLENANFKYFISMPPHAHGDGPKHWHARFGRYGIDNLVAGAGKWPTYYSSSTSEAELVKMFESSIPNMPKWNPASPFESYAKHGKWINSLSIFENTSKEVEAAYAKVIKEFAGKNPKGGDFTKAEIIAELQKGNKSVKDYSHMEFIVKDGKNELVFYKGDKEIFRSSYVRVAASTSKPYMTMKAERKDAGMYSLISFVVVHGKAPMLHFHLWYGNNEKEIEEFEGTPTCYRTALTDAEIAAAVEKSVRNLLEKLTKAKK
- a CDS encoding ZinT/AdcA family metal-binding protein; amino-acid sequence: MSKKNFGAKLVLVLMVLAVIFTACKSMPNTIGGMKIEAGKELAAWKGEWVSLDSAKNDPSLNSVYKEAVAKMENYTVEGFKLAVEGMYKASFSKIKFDGTNTVVFTVKDADGKEKEISSEYVYKGKVPVIGYDGYYWETFEAVKNVRGLTMAKYIICFPPHRDSEDGLLHWHVRAGGSSIDALVKADPMWWPTYVSASMTKEELVKNFKDTIGAVAGMFPKSPFDPYAKEGKWMNSSLIYDNTSAEVNAAYDKIIKEFAGKNPKGGDFTKAEIIAEMKKVYGTTDLYTHIEFVTEDGKNEFVVYKDEKEIHRAAYKRTAENASKPGLLAVVTDKKDAGMFKTISFTNPGGSPLHFHFWYGMNNADFAKIKEKPTCIPANTSNKMIAERVEKSCRKILKGIVEK
- the sufU gene encoding Fe-S cluster assembly sulfur transfer protein SufU translates to MDIDTIYQEMILEYSRKKENCRELSGEGVKIERGHNPSCGDDLTLLIREKNGIIEDASFLGRGCAISTASTNMLIELIKGKKAEEGKRKVEIFFKMMNGKEISEEEKEELEDAQILEYFAEMPARIKCATLSWHSADVLLNEKKGGLL
- a CDS encoding SufS family cysteine desulfurase is translated as MYKNDFPLLMQNPNIHYLDSAATAQRPISVIEGIKEYFLHSNGNAGRGSHSLAIASSILVEETRKKTAEFIGADKIESIIFTKNSTEALNIIAYCYGLSNLKTGDEILLAVSNHHANLVPWQFVAKQTGAAVKFIYLNKNGTLDINDFKAKLSSKTKVVALSSMVNATGIINPIEEVIKLSHESGAVVVVDAAQAIAHYKQDVSALDCDFLVFSGHKIFSDFGVGVLYGKKELLDKMPPFLYGGDMINFVTEESSEFKEAPYKYEGGTHDTAAIVSLKNAIEYIEKIGYANIEKTVKELDSYALSELKKLDFVETYGTDAEERAGIIAFNVKDVHSHDTSYILNEYGVMVRSGHHCTQPLMAYLNINSCCRASFSIFNTKEDIDVMITALKKVKSVFLKD
- a CDS encoding BrnT family toxin, encoding MENEKTTKHLFEWDYEKEQRNIKIHKISFETAKLVFNDNNRIELFDINHSGAEDRIITIGKVDKVLFVVYTERGEKTRIISARAATKAERRLYGNSYIGFTR